In Cyclobacteriaceae bacterium, the DNA window AGAAATACCATGACGGTAGCGAAGAAGTGAACCTTGCGTCCCACTTTATTCCAACCGAAAAGCACTACTCCCAGAAAGCCTGACTCCAGCGCGAAAGCAAAGATACCTTCTGCTGCCAGAGCACTTCCAAACACATCACCAACATAGCGGGAATAGGTGGCCCAGTTGGTTCCAAACTCAAACTCCATGACGATACCCGTGGCAACACCAATACCGAACGTAAGGGCAAATATTTTTGTGAAGAAGCGTGCCATCTCTTCGTACACTTTTTCGCCAGTGCGGATATACTGGCCCTCCATCAAGACCATCATCAAACCCAAGCCGATACTTAGCGGAGGGTAGATGTAGTGGAAGGCTACCGTGAAGGCAAACTGCAGTCGTGAAAGAATTTCAACGCTCAAAATCAGGATTTTTTAGAGTCAATGTACCGTATCGCTATGGCACCTGAAGGTACGGCTTAAAGAAGTCTGTTATGACTTCTTTAAGCTTTTATAGTCCCATTTCTTTCAGGACAACTTTCCCACGGCACAACTTACCAGCGATTTCGCTTTGGAAGTCGCTTTTGACAGGCCTTGAACTGAACCACGTTCCGGGTAGCCAAGGGTCAGAAGCCTGCTCTTGATGCTGTCCAGCAAGGATGCTTCATTATAGTCGACCGTAATATCACCCTCTTCTATGTCGACGGTGACTGCCAGGACGCCGGCAATATTCTTGATTTCTTTTTCGATGGTGGCGGCGCAACCTCCACACCGGATATTTTCCACGTGTATTTCAGTTTTCATTTTTAGTAGATTTAATTTCTTCATAAGTCACTTCTGCTGAGACACTATTACTCGATGCAGGCGGAACGGCGCAACCACTCGCCCCACAGCATCCTGTATTGGTCATCGCCTGGAATAAAAAGAAAGTCGCGATCAATCCCGCCAGAGCGTCATGATTTTTCAGTGCCTGAAAGGCAATGAAAAGACCAAGACCCAGGCGAAGCCATCGCACGAAATTCCAGTTGGTAAAGAGGACTTGTTTAACGTTGAGTAACAGGTTCATGTTTTTCAGGTGTCGTGGGGTGAACTTTTTCTTTTAAGATTTCTCTTTTATAGCCAATGAAGAAGTTAATGTAGATCGCCCGTGACAGGCGGAAGGTTACAGGAAATAAAATTAACGCCAGGCCAATCGTGCCAAAGACGTAGACATCAACGGGTGGATCGAATAAAACCCGCAACGCAACGTAGGCGGTGGTGAACAAAGCAACCTGAAGGGCATGACTCACATACATTGCCCCTGAGAAAAACGAAGGTTCCCGCTCATAATGCAGGCCGCAGTAAGGACACTTTTCAGGCATTTTGGAAAAATTCATTGAATAGGCACCATTCACAAATAAATTTCCCTCCTGACACTGAGGGCATCGATGGAGTAATATGCTGTACAGTTTGGATCCTTTGGCAATCATAAGAGTCATAATTACAACACCAAAAGTAGGCGCCCACTCCCTCCCGGTCTGTGACAATTGTCACCAATGGAGCCAAAACTAGCTGAAGCCGCTATCCCAATTTTGATGTAATTTCATGCCAGCAGAATTAATACAAATACAGAAAACCCCACCAGGAGAAATATCCAAAAGGTGAAGGTTTGAGTGAACCTTGCGTTATTCATCGAATGAATTTCATACACTTTTAATTTTTGATAGACTGAAGCGAGTTGAACTAATCCGATGATAGCATTTACCAGATAGAAAAACAGAAAAACAATCGGAGCATTGGGTTCAATTCTGTTATGAGACGATCCATCAGAAAACCACTGCAAACTTCCGGTTATGATGATCATCAGCCAAAAAATACCCATAACGAGCGCTAGCTGAATTAAACGCATTGCGATCGGCAATTCACTTGTAATGATAAACTGTTTTGCTCTCCACAAGGAATATACGATGGCAGCATTTAAAAGAACTACCAGGTAGTATACGGAAGGCATAGTTACGGCGCGTGCTGAAAATACGATTACCATCTTCAATAATGTAATCATTACCAGTGCACTGGAAATGATTAATAACCAGGAAACGCCCATCCGCGCACGGGCAAACCGACGCTTTTCGTCAAGGCGGCTATTTATTATTCGTCGATATTCAATCATCTCGCTAATCGTTTCGATTACTTATTTTCTTTCTCCATTAGCCAGTTGTTCGTTTTCGAGGGATGTATTGGACTCTTGTGTTTCAGAAAGCGGTATGTTCTGCGGAATATAATCCTCCACTGCGCCCGGTTTGCTATAATCATACGGCCAGCGATAAACTTCCGGTATTTCTCCTGGCCAGTTTCCATGACCGGGTCTACCGGAGGGTGTAGTCCATTCTAGACTATTGGAGTTCCACGGATTCTGAGGTGCTATCCTGCCGCGAAACATGCTATAGAAAAAATTGAACAGGAATAAAAGCTGTGTTGAAGCGGTGATGATAGCTGCTACGGTAATAAACAAGTTGAGATTGGCAAAATTATTCATGTAGTCAAAATTGGTAAACGAATAATACCTCCTTGGAAAGCCAGCGTACCCAATAAAGTGCATCGGGATAAACATAAGGTACGAGCCCGCAAACGTTATCCAAAAATGAATCTGACCGAGTTTTTCATTCATCATGCGACCGAACATTTTTGGAAACCAATGATACACCCCTGCAAATGTTCCGAAGAAAGCAAGCGTACCCATTACCAGGTGAAAGTGAGCTACTACAAAGTAGGTATCGTGCAAATGAATATCCAGTGGGGCATTCCCTAAAATAATACCGGTCAATCCCCCGGAAATAATAAAGGAAATAAGTCCGATCGAAAAAAGCATGGCGGACGTAAACCTGATATTACCATTCCAGAGAGTAGTTATGTAATTAAAGACTTTTACTGCGGAAGGAACGGCGATCACTAACGTGGTAATCATGAAGACCTTTCCGATGAAGGGATTCATACCAGAGGTAAACATGTGATGGGCCCAGACAATAAAAGAAAGTACTACGATGCCAAGCATGGAGCCAATCATTGCCCTATACCCAAAAATGGGTTTGCGCGAATTGGTAGCTACAATTTCGGAGGTAAGTCCAAGCGCAGGTAAAAAAATGATATACACCTCTGGATGACCCAGAAACCAAAACAAGTGTTGATAAAGAATTGGACTCCCGCCCACATTTGCCAAAGCCTCACCGGCAATATAAATATCCGACAGATAAAAACTGGTGCCAAATGATCGGTCAAATAGTAGCAATAAAAGTGCTGAAAACAATACAGGGAATGATAGCAAAGCAATAATAGCTGTAAAAAACAATGCCCAAATCGTAAGGGGCATCTTCGTCATCGACATCCCCTTCACCCGCATGTTGATAATTGTAGTGATATAGTTTAATCCACCCAGCATAGTGGAAACGATAAAGGAAATGAAACCCAGAATATACAATGTCATCCCTAGTCCTGAACCCGAAACCGCTTGTGGTAATGCGCTGAGTGGTGGATAAATTGTCCAACCTCCCATGGCTGGACCAGATTCCACAAAGAAAGAGCTAAAAAACAAAACGCTTGAAAGGAAGAAAAACCAATAGCTTAGCATGTTAATAAATGGCGAAGCCATGTCACGGGCTCCAATCTGTAACGGTATCAGAAAATTGCTAAATGTGCCGCTCAGTCCTGCCGTCAGGACCATAAACATCATGATGGTTCCATGCATGGTCACTGCTCCCAAATAAAATTCAGGATCAAGTTTACCCTCAACAACCCATTTGCCCAGAATGGGTTGAAGCCAGCTTAGGTCCGCATCCGGACTTCCTAACTGTAAGCGGATAAGGACGGAGAGTAAACCGCCAATGACAGCCCAAAAAATTCCCGTGAGCAAAAATTGCTTACCAATTACTTTGTGATCTGTACTGAAAATATAAGTTGTCCAGAAATTTTCATGAACATGACTATCAATAAGTATCTCGTCCATGCCTGCTGGTACTATGAAATTTGACTGGCTCATAATGTTCTATTTTAGAAGAGTTGCCTTTGGTATTTCCTGGTATTGATCCATTCCGGACCGTAGTTGTGCCAGTTCTCGTAGATTTTCAGGAACGTGAGCCATATACTCCGGATTGGACTTAAGCCAGGAATTTTGGTGCCGCTTCCATTTTTCAAACACATCCGGTTCATCAACAACCACAATCATTCGCATGGAAAAATGTCCCCTGCCGCATACCTCTGTACAGGCGATCTCATAATTAAAAGTGGGTGCACTTAACTTCTGTCGCATCTCTTCGGTCGATAAGCGCGGTTCAAACCAGAACGTAGTCAACATGCCCGGAACGGCATCTTGCTTCAATCGAAAATGGGGAGCAAATACACTGTGAATCACATCCCGTGACCAAATTCTCAATAATACAGGTTGGCCTTTTGGAACATGGATTTCATTGGTGATGAAATCATCGTACGCTGTCGGATCCATCATATCCATGCCGAATTCATTATTAGCATCAATCAACTGAACATTATGCTTTCCCAGTGATCGGTCCAAGCCAGGATAGCGAACTTTCCATCCGAACTGAAAACCCATGATTTCAACTAATTCTGACTCCTCCGGGGCCGTCGATTTCATTTTATCCCATAAGGGCACACCCCGAAGAATCAGAATTGTAAAGACGATGGAAGGAATAATGGTCCAGGCCAAT includes these proteins:
- a CDS encoding DUF983 domain-containing protein, whose product is MIAKGSKLYSILLHRCPQCQEGNLFVNGAYSMNFSKMPEKCPYCGLHYEREPSFFSGAMYVSHALQVALFTTAYVALRVLFDPPVDVYVFGTIGLALILFPVTFRLSRAIYINFFIGYKREILKEKVHPTTPEKHEPVTQR
- a CDS encoding heavy-metal-associated domain-containing protein encodes the protein MKTEIHVENIRCGGCAATIEKEIKNIAGVLAVTVDIEEGDITVDYNEASLLDSIKSRLLTLGYPERGSVQGLSKATSKAKSLVSCAVGKLS
- a CDS encoding cytochrome c oxidase subunit II, which codes for MDVIIMVVGGLLVTIILFLIFRTSNLVNLIKGKVPVWESTSNRVNAVLMLVFLFLFMGGFWWYFFYAQADLLPESASEHGLETDSLFNIVMAVILIPFVLLNIFLFWAAYRFRYNKNRRSKFHADNNNLELAWTIIPSIVFTILILRGVPLWDKMKSTAPEESELVEIMGFQFGWKVRYPGLDRSLGKHNVQLIDANNEFGMDMMDPTAYDDFITNEIHVPKGQPVLLRIWSRDVIHSVFAPHFRLKQDAVPGMLTTFWFEPRLSTEEMRQKLSAPTFNYEIACTEVCGRGHFSMRMIVVVDEPDVFEKWKRHQNSWLKSNPEYMAHVPENLRELAQLRSGMDQYQEIPKATLLK
- a CDS encoding cytochrome c oxidase subunit I, which produces MSQSNFIVPAGMDEILIDSHVHENFWTTYIFSTDHKVIGKQFLLTGIFWAVIGGLLSVLIRLQLGSPDADLSWLQPILGKWVVEGKLDPEFYLGAVTMHGTIMMFMVLTAGLSGTFSNFLIPLQIGARDMASPFINMLSYWFFFLSSVLFFSSFFVESGPAMGGWTIYPPLSALPQAVSGSGLGMTLYILGFISFIVSTMLGGLNYITTIINMRVKGMSMTKMPLTIWALFFTAIIALLSFPVLFSALLLLLFDRSFGTSFYLSDIYIAGEALANVGGSPILYQHLFWFLGHPEVYIIFLPALGLTSEIVATNSRKPIFGYRAMIGSMLGIVVLSFIVWAHHMFTSGMNPFIGKVFMITTLVIAVPSAVKVFNYITTLWNGNIRFTSAMLFSIGLISFIISGGLTGIILGNAPLDIHLHDTYFVVAHFHLVMGTLAFFGTFAGVYHWFPKMFGRMMNEKLGQIHFWITFAGSYLMFIPMHFIGYAGFPRRYYSFTNFDYMNNFANLNLFITVAAIITASTQLLFLFNFFYSMFRGRIAPQNPWNSNSLEWTTPSGRPGHGNWPGEIPEVYRWPYDYSKPGAVEDYIPQNIPLSETQESNTSLENEQLANGERK